TCTTCCACCGCGCGCTCCAGGTCGTCCACGGTGTACAGGAAGGCGTCCTTCAGCTCGCCCACGCCGGATTCGATATCGCGCGGTACCGCCAGGTCGAACAGCAGCATCGGCTTGTGCCGGCGCGCGCGCAGCGCGGCGGCGACCTGGGCGGTGCCGATCACCGGCTCGCGCGCGGCGGTGGCCGAGAACACCACGTCGGCCTCGCCGAGGTGCCGGTCCAGCTCGCTCAGCGGCAGCGCCACCCCGCCGTGGCGGGTGGCCAGTTCCTGCGCATGGGCCAGGGTACGGTTGGCGATCAGCAGGCGCCGGACCCGGCCTTCGCTGAGGTGCCGGGCCGCCAGCTCGATGGTTTCGCCGGCGCCGACCAGCAGCACGGTGGAGTCTTCCAGCCGCGCGAACGAGTTCTGCGCCAGGCGCACGGCGGTGGAGGCCACCGAGATCGGATTGGCCCCGACCCGGGTGTCGGTACGGGCGCGCTTGGCGACCGAGAAGGTCTGCTGGAACAGCCGGTCCAGGCGCTGGCCGAGCAGTCCGTGGTCGCGCGCGGTGGCCCAGGCGTCCTTGACCTGGCCCAGGATCTGCGGCTCGCCCAGCACCATCGAGTCCAGCCCGGTGGCGACCCGGAACAGGTGGCGCACCGCATCGGCGTCGGCATGCTGGTACAGGTAGCCGTGCAGCTGGCCGGCATGGCGTTCCAGCCAGTGCGCCAGCGCCTCGGCGGAATCGGCCACCGCGTACAGCTCGGTGCGGTTGCAGGTGGAGAGCAGGACCGCTTCGGCCACCTGCGGGGTATCGCGCAGCGACGCCAATGCCTGGGGCAGGGCGTCGCCGCCAAAGGACGCGCGTTCGCGCAGCTCCACTGGCGCGGTCTGGTGATTCAGTCCGAGCACCCACAG
This portion of the Stenotrophomonas aracearum genome encodes:
- the hemA gene encoding glutamyl-tRNA reductase, which encodes MTLWVLGLNHQTAPVELRERASFGGDALPQALASLRDTPQVAEAVLLSTCNRTELYAVADSAEALAHWLERHAGQLHGYLYQHADADAVRHLFRVATGLDSMVLGEPQILGQVKDAWATARDHGLLGQRLDRLFQQTFSVAKRARTDTRVGANPISVASTAVRLAQNSFARLEDSTVLLVGAGETIELAARHLSEGRVRRLLIANRTLAHAQELATRHGGVALPLSELDRHLGEADVVFSATAAREPVIGTAQVAAALRARRHKPMLLFDLAVPRDIESGVGELKDAFLYTVDDLERAVEDNRRSRREAAAEAEAIIELQVSRFVETQQASAHQAPLRQLRAYGEATRVEMLDKARQQLAHGKSPEEVLELLAHGLTNRLLHPPTAALRAAALSGDTELTRAAERLFPAKPGYHHAVERTDDADPAP